The Cydia amplana chromosome 1, ilCydAmpl1.1, whole genome shotgun sequence DNA segment atatcgataaaatctatatgaacattataaatatattgttattttgatttatttttttagatttccaaaagatgcaataaattttaaacataagtagttttcagcttatcaagccatccaaaacctaaaaatattgcaagatcagtcacgttttaaagatctaagaactgcataagtaagtttgtaattccatataaatatatgctattacagagttactgttgcagttcctacaaatagtaggtaaaggtacgatgtatgtacgatgtgaatacgaataaagatgtgtttagttatgatatgtgtatacatagtatgggtatgagtacccgaaaagaaggactgtctacaaaaagagatgagatcccatcaaaaacattacatgtaaaaaggtgcaagtctcgcaacgcttctactacaaaaaagttttgacatgtaatgctaatgtgaaaccaagtcggttattttaatcagtgccagggggtgttaaaaccgtattaataagatatatttaatttgtgtatatgtatatatactgACTTGGCattcgcacataatgctttactcgtaccgtactcgtaaatacgtgtaatgctcaaactgcaattagtgctagcgttatgttcaattagaattatttttaataggtgacgatgatccttatgtcattatgcagccgtgcgatggccaagtcattatacgtattacaaattaaagatatcttattgttacggttttaacaccccctggcactgattaaaataaccgacttggtttcacattagcattacatctcaaaacttttttgtagtagaagcgttgcgatacttgcacctttttacatgtaggtaatgtttttgatggttataattgactaaagcagacagttataattcagtcaataaaatatcgacaatattatcgacaagtccctcgcacttctacgtttacttaaaactgacatcatgtcgttcacggacagggttgtctgtgtttgatcttgtatttgtgtgaatatagtttatgctagtgtttgataattttgtcgtgtgcgtgtgtagcgacgcacgcaaaaaatgcattagtgtttacattatttgtgtgcgttcctcgccccccgcgccgaaaacggcagaatttttcacatagaaattagtgcgtgtcaccactccatattggattattactccgagTGTTAATGACATGTATATGACATGCCAAAATTTGACTCAtggagtatagagtatagaagTACCCACCCAGTATATACTCTATACTCCATGATTTGACTGCAGCGAAATGGCCATGAAATGGCATAGACTACCTACATGGTTTTATTACAAACTTTATTGCTGTgctcaaagagtaaagtaagtatgtgCTTCTGAGAGGAAAATATAGTGATTGTTTTATAACATAAATATCTTTGAGTGCCATCAATGCCATCATACTTCCCGAATAAGTAAACGAAGAGTGATTTCATTTGGAGTGTTCAAGAAAGTGCTAATAGGATTTTTGCGCAGACATCAGTGACATCACATGTTCTGTGATACTCAGTAGTTAAAGACTTGGACAAAGGAAGCAAACCACCATGACACCACCGGTGAGTAAGCCTCCAAAATTCTTTCTAATAAGTATTGAAGTCATTAGCATCATCAACATATTTAGGTAAGTCTTATATTACAACCCtcgtttatttatataattttctacaatCTGCCAACTGCTTTTAAATCTTTTCATCATCTATTTTTCTTAGAAACATTTTCTtggatgttttaaaataataaacgccTTGCTGAAACATTTAGTTAATAGTACAACCCTCAGTAAATAGTTTTATATGTTCACGCATTAAACTGGCTGAATCATTTTCTCGTAAGTGCTTCCCCATAAATCGCAAACGGCGCTAAATAAACGAGtgttttatacctacctataaaaatCTGCCTTTGGCCGAGAGTCTTATAGGACAGGGTTCGTTAACATTAAACCGCTATGATTAGGATTTTcgttttatagtttttatagaacttgataaattttatttgttttatagagACATAAATATAATGCGTAACCCGTAATGAAGATATTCAGTTCGGGTACGGGCGTCGTCATATACAAACAAATGATGAAATCGGCAACAGCCCCCGTAGGTAAGTCCCAGGCATATTTTCATACGAGTATATTCCGTATCCACAGTTACCAAACCCgcgtctaaacagcaatgcataaatcgtctgcaatagacgcaaagtgCTGTGATGATATTCCGTATACAGTACCGTATACCTACTGTATACTGTACTGGCTGTACATTAAACTTATTATCCTGTATTGAGCGTCAACAGGCGAGGGAATTAGCAGCGGTTACTAGCCCATTAATTTCCCTGTATTTAGACGTAAGCCTTGCGCCCAACAATAAGGGCCAAGTGCCAATTATCCGTCCGCATTTAAGCCCGCGCGCGCAGAGGCTCGAGCGGCAAGTATCATTAACTCCGTCTTCAGCGAGTGTGTATGTGAGACGTGGTTTTAATTTCCGTAGGAAATGCTGAATAGTAGAGGTAACCTTAATTGAGTGTGTTGAGAGAAAAAACGTGTCTGATTACTTCATGACGTCTGTGAAATGGTGTCGATGGCCGAAACAGGATGATATAGAACTAGATCGACGTCGTTAGTAGCTAGAGTACACAACTACGCATGCATTTCGTTTTATTGAAGGCTTATAAAATCGTTATAAGTCTTCAATAAAACGAAATGAGCCCTATGTTTGAGTCTGTGTGTCTAAATCTCAGAATGAATGTCGAATAACGATAATAGTACTGAACGGGCGACTGATGAAATGAGATTAAATTTTACGATACTTTTATACTATCGCAGTGCTTCCTATTAAAATGGGTAAGACTAATAATGTGATTATTTACGACTACTCGTGCTAACAGTTATACCGAAATATTCCTCCTACTTATACTATAAAAGTCAAAAtcctaaatattatactggtacCTAAGTgtgaaattttatatttatggaTGTTTGTTCCTCCTTCAGGCATAAACGGCTGttaatgaaatttggcacatgatACACGGTGTTTTTTAAACTCCATtgacttcggggtatggttaagtacattTAAGGAGAATTCAAAGTAAACGCCAAAGGTATTGAGGTCAAAagcatataaatacctacatattttgactttgatgtAGGTACACTGTACCGGTTATAGTCGTTCGTAGAGTTTGCAAACAAAGTTTGAGATAGATCATTTCTGGTTGATGAGAAAAAGTTCCGGGCACGTGTCATTTGAGTCGGGCTTCATTTTGCGGTGCTATTGGCAAGTCGATTTGTCTTTGACCGATTGTGATTAGTTGCTTGTTGTAACGGGCTTGTGTGTGCAACGTTTTGTGTAGGATGCCACGTGTAACTCGTGTTGCTGTTACAAAATGTGATACATAACGTTTTATTAAAGCCAGAGAATCGCCTTTCAAAAGTGTagaaaaaaagtttgaagtaaaaatgagtaggtaggtacactttcTAAATCCATAATAACTGTGAATGGCTCTACTATTCTAATggctattttacttattttcaactattttaatGGCTTGCAAAAGTATAGTCACCTTTTTATGGCTAAATTATTTTAAGCGATTTGTTATCTTAAGTTTTCATAATAGTCCTTGCAAGTCCATTTCATGATAAACAATATTCCTTTTTTGCTACGTTTTGTTGACTTCAGCTTATCTAGAAGAAAATTAAACGGAGGTCTGCGCTGGCAATCCCATAATTTAATCAATTCGCTTGCGACAGTTGCGACATTCGTCAGGCGGAGAATAACTTGGAACTTTTATAGCATAAATTTAATCAAAATCTTCAATATAGGATGTTTCCTAGATAACCTTTTCATATTCCCTTAATACCTACCGAGTTAAGGTAAAGGGACTCCCTTTACCCAGAGAGACTTGCCCAGGAGGGAGAGACTTGAATCTTGCTTGAAACAATTCATTAAAAAAGTGCCAAAATCTAAATGTTTATGTTATCAGCACTCCAACAGCACCTACCTATTCACGCATGATAGGTACACACATGccataaataatattgtattttttttttttttataaagtggtTTTAGTCTTACACTTGAGAATATGAACCCCCCCTATAGCTACGATTTGAAAGTCATTGGGTACTGCATAAAAATAACAGTTTAGCAGTGACATTCTATGCGCATTGATTACGACGCATTTGTTGCGACTGTaatgttatgtaaatatgttagtttgaaataaattatgaccGTAGTTAATTATTTAAGGTGTGTCGGACGAGGTAAATTTATAAATACGTTATTTTTTGAATCCAGGCTCATACTTACCTACCAGAGTTAATTGAATGTTCCAAAACCTTTCGGCAGATAAATGTGAACTAAATCTAATTACTAAAACTAACTTATGTTGACGTACAACCGGCCCTAAAAGTTTGTTGAATATCTATTACCCTGAGCTCTAAACAAACTAAAAACTCTAAATAACTAGTTTTtacggttccgtacccaaagggtaaaaaacgggaccctattatattactaagactttgctgtccgcccgtccgtctgtcaccgtgtcccagttgaaattttcacaaatgatgtatgtctgttgccgctataacaacaaatactaaaaattaaataaaataaatatttaaggggggctcccatacaactaacacgatatttttgctctattttttgttgatggtacggaaccctccgtgcgcgagtccgactcgcacttggccggtttttttagttgGCCTGTTGCTGTTGGCTCCACGTCCCGGGGAAGAAGTTAAGGCGTTAGTCTACCCGCtctgttttatttagttttattgtgtGTTAAACTGGGgctattaaatgaaaataactTAAAGACTTCAAACGACTCCGAATCACTCATGTTTTCTGTAAGGGCGGGACAAGTAAAAAATAAGCTCTTAAAGTGAACACAGATACACACTAGGTAACCTCTGTGTACGGATTAAGTATAGGCGAGATAATTATTCCGAATTAGACATCGggggcgatttttgaatttcgtcactcgaaaatcggtgaaaTAAAGCGAAATGCCAGTTTTTCAAATACGAGCGATTGAAATTGGGAATTTAGTGgaattgaccactcgttttcccatatgtacgagtatactacatcaaaaacaaacattaatatCTTCATCGTTGCACTTTTGTGAGCAACTTATGCATATGCcgtgtataataaaaataaaactcaaatgacctactgtagaattaatatttaacgCAAGAAAGGTCCGTCAAAGGCCCGAGGGAGTAATAACACAGAAATAAAACAAGGCCGTATTTTCAGGTAATTGAGGGTCGGCCCGCGGGCTGACAAGTCTTCATCTGCTGGTCTCTAACATCGCTAACAGTGTACTTCCTTTTGACAGAAGGAAGCTTGCTAAATAATATTCATAACAGTATTATTTGAGTATTTAAGACGGAGTCAACTTAGATACCTACTTGTTTTCTTTGTctagaaacatattattatgtatttattatttataaacgcATCCTAAATACGTACTTATAAAGTACCTGCGccgaaaaagttttattttttactttgttCACTGGATAGGTACGTAGTTAAAATAACGTTTTGCTTTCTATCttcttaatataatataaactcTCAATAACAGTCGCCAAGTGCTAAAAGTCTACTCTCATTTTCAGCTTTAACAAGCCAAATTTATGCCATTTAGCACACACAGTGTCATTTTAatttagaattaaattaaacttaGCGTCATGAATTCACGATGTTACTATCAGGCGTTAGGTAACGCAGGGGTTAAATGTAACATttgcatacctacatacctaccatACCAATGTCATCTCCAGAATTTATACACTAATAATGTTATTAACTACAGTGTATTAATTTCTCGACGAAAATCCTTGGTGGAGACTGTGAACGCACGCGGTAGACTATTTTGCGCTTCCATGTCAGGCGTTTTGGTTCGTAATTACctttttaattatataaattattagtAGTAACTAAATATGGTAGCAAAGCCCTATTTTACAGGCTTCACTAACGGATGCCCAGACTTGTTTCCtcggttttattattttgagataccagtatgtatatttatcctctctacatttttttttgttaatcttTATAATGAGAGGTACTGGAAGTGATATTTCGCTGTATGTTTTGTCGTCGGGGGCCAGGTTTTGAAGGAGCCACTTGCATTATTTCGGCAGTTTCTAAACGAATTTTGTAGGAAGCTACAAACATTTAACACAAGTAGGTCGATCCGAAACTATTGAAACAATGCAAGTGTATCTTTCGAAACCTGGCTCTTTCATGCGACTTTCAACCTACGCTTAGAAATGTTTCATTTAGAATTTAATATCGCGTCGAATTGAGCCCGAATTTGGAAGCGCGTCACATGTCGGCTCGATGTAAACATGATCCTCGTATCCGCCAGGACAGACAAATCGAGTTAAATCCTATCTTTCAAGTTAATGAATAATACTTATTGATCTCGGAGCGAGGCTAAAATTTTAATGCTTTTgtagaatatttttttctatggattgttcaaagtaggtatttaaagcgATGTTTAGTTTTTCAGCAACTCCTGGTAGTTGTCTGCTCCTGCTTTTCCCATGTTATTTACAACTGCTGCTTTTAGATAACAAGATATAGAgagatatgtaattatgtaagtaCAATGTAGCTCAGGAAATAACTTACAAATCAGGCATAAAATGTACTTCTTGTCTGTACTGTTGCGTCTCAAGTTTGGTGGGCTGGTCTACCCTTAGGGCCTGTTGTTGCCTGAGGGGTTTCTTCGATGCCCAATTACATCCcactaaaaatattacatattattattaacacCTGCCTTATTGAACTTATTGTGAGACATAGTTGATTCgtttaaaaatgtcctataatatttatttgataattatttCTTATACTGTCTTTACCTAAATACCATTGTAGAATAATATATGATACGCAGCGTGCAGCGTTAACCGGAGACCACAACCATTGAACATACCAAAATCATAGTTGTAGGTCCtactaggtagtaggtaccaacAACTACATACAAATTATGGATGAATGATAAATTAAACAACACTAGGGATTTATCACTATCTTTAGTTGCAAAATTAAATCTATAGTATGTACAATTTGTTCCATTTTAAGGTGCTTCGTCTGATCGTAAAGGTAGGTACTGGTGTCGTCTGCTGTACAGTGGTCGGCGGCCAGTTGTTGCTGGTGCCGGCGCTGGCTCCACGGAAGATCGCGATTGTGCCTGCTGGCCTAAAGAGCCTACAGGAATTGGGGTAACGGCGTAACCTGCAGCTACTAAGGCTTGAAACTCCTCGGGGGTATATGCCCTGTTATTTCTGGGGGGAGGCAAATGAGCCCGCTGGTCTTCAAGAGTCTGTCCGTGCTGCTCAATATTCACTTGTTCAGCCCTGCTGGGTTGCTCTGGTCTGTACTGCTGCACTTCTTGTCTGTACTGTTGCGACTCAAGTTTGATGGGCTGGTCTACTCTTAGGGCCTGTTGTTGCCTGAGAGGTTTCTTCGGTGCCAAGtttttacttacatatatgGCAGAATGGGGTGGTTTCGTGGACTCGACTCGGACTTGTTCTAAACCTAAAGATTGCAAGTCATAACGCGGTCGCTGCTCTGTTCCTCTATACAGAGGTCGAAGGTAATATTGTTCGCCAATAACTTGAGCCGGTTGAGGAGAGGCACGCACTTCTTCTGATGCAGGCTGTTCGTAGTATTTTACGGCGCGCAATTTCTCAGGTTCAGGGAACCTTTTCAGATAAGTGACAGGCCTTTCAATGCTGGAGGCAGAGATTCTTTGAGGCTCTTGTCTGGCAGCCTGAAGTCTCGGAGCTTCGACGATTCTGTATTGTTTAGGAGTAGCTTCAGCCTGTTGGTATTGAGGAACAAATCGGTAATTGATTTGAGCGCGTGGCTGTTGCAATTTGGGCGCTGGCACAATCTTAAGACCTTGGGGTTCTGggttttggtaataaacttgttGAGCGGCAGCCGGTGTTGGCTGAATCGGAGTGTAGCGAAGAGCTTGTACAGTTCGTTGAGCTTGAGGCTGGGGAGCGGGTCTGTACTGCAGTTGTTGTTGCTGGGGCTGTTGTTGCTGCACATTGGTCGTCTCTATTAGGTACTGTTGCGGGGCGGTTGAAGCCTGCGGTGGAGTGATTTGGACCTTAGAACGGAGTTTAGTCGGCTTTTTGCTTGGCTTAGTGATGTACCTGTCCACCTGTAATAGTTtgaaaatatcatgttttactTAATTTTGCCAGATGACAAATTACACATTGTGTAACGTTTTTCTGcaaatatattataggtatgtatatcacAAAATCATAGGTAATTGATAAAcagcataaataaaaaaataattgttattaCTATAGTTATCTGTACCTGTTGATATTGAGGTGCAACGCTCTGCGTGGAGACCTGTGGTTGTGAATAGGGCGGCTGGTCTTGTCCTACAGGCTGCCCTAGTAGCGCCAGGAGCTCTCGGTCGAAAGAGCTGGGATTGGAACTGGAGTCACTAACTGACAAGGCGGCGCCGACTGACGCTTCCCCGCCGTTGGCAGAGTAGTGGGGACGGGCAATCACGGCATGGGATGGGTGAAGAGACAcctgaaagtaaaaaaatactgtaAATACAAATGTTGATCCTTATTCATTAtatgaaataattataaaatgccTACTAAAACAGGTTTCCTATGGgaattaagtacatatttcaaCTCGTGGTTAAGCAAGCATACTTTGTATCGGGTCAATCGGCCCAGTGGCGTAGTCAGCGGATTCAACTGTAACGGTTAGAAGAATCAGCTGTAAAACTAAATCCCCATACCTAAACTTGCGGTCTCTCCTCCACAGTGgacaaaattattaaaaatcaatcatttactatttttgggatGATTGGCTGATTAATCAAGTAGATAATACTGAACAATGAAATAATTATATGCATTTCCGCTGATGATTCACCGCCCATATAAAATGTCGATAAATCCCTAACGTACAGTTCTCCGCAAAAACTAGACCATTGACGCAAAAATTCCACAAATCATGCTCCTAAAGCGGATTTAGGCTCACTTAGGCTCAAGCAATCTTAGTGGTGAATCGGTTTTTTGCCAGGCATGATAAATGTTATTCTTTGAGATTGAAATAAAAGATAAATCTTCTCACGAATCTCACGTACCGCACTTATCGAAATTGAAATCCCATTTCATACCCGGAATACCCCTTAATGGCTTCCTCGTAGATTTACTATAAGGAGAAGATATGaatctgaaataaaattatctacACGTGGCCCTTTTCCTATTAAGTTACGTACGTGCTTCCCTAGATAAAATATTATACCCTGAATATACAAAGTAAGGTTAAGTATGCGGCTGCGGCTCACTGAACAGCTGCTGCTCACTGAACAGCTGCTGCAGTTGCTGTCAGCTAGTGAGACGTGGTTTACTAACCATGTTTTGAAGGATTAAGAAGAAAATACAACCTGTCGCGCAGTCTGCGGCTCCACGTAATAGAACTGCTGCAGATTCTCCTTGTGCTGCGGCTGCGGCTCCCTGTACAGCTGCTGCAGCTGCTGTCAGCTAGTGAGACGTGGTTTACTAACCATGTTTTGAAGGATTAAGAAGAAAATACAACCTGTCGCGTAGTCTGCGGCTCCACGTAATAGAACTGCTGCAGATTCTCCTTGTGCTGCGGCTGCGGCTCACTGTACAGCTGCTGCAGCTGCTGTCCGCTGGTTAGTGGTGCTTTTCTCTCCGGCTGTAGCTCCAGCAGCTCTTGGGCGTTGAGGGAGAACACCTGGCCTGGCCGGTACTCCTCGGTGGCAGAGCGGCTGAAATGTtcggttatattattattttttatttgaaattttattgcacatcaaaaaaggacaaaaggcggacttaatgtctcgtggcattttctaccagtcaaccataagGCCAAACAGAAAAATGTCTAGGTGGGTGCAGTAAGGGTTATAATGGTTTTACTTCAAATATTTAGATTAGATTTTGTGtaaattaagtacatattttttattattgtttactaAAGCGGGACTTAACGCGTAGTTTTGTCGTGATGATATTTAATCATTCTCGTTTTATTTTGGCTGAGAGATAGTCAAAATTTTATTGTTGGCACGTTTTACAGTTTTTTTGTTACACAACTGATTCATACTAAcaggtttataaataataaaataattccagAGAACTACCTAACCTATTATCAGTTAATAGATTTCgagaaatctatcaattttgtGCCTTTAGGATAATATAAggcacatattattatttaatttaattacttaaggAAGAGTCTCAATTCTAATTAATGAACTTCGAGAACTGACATAATAAAGGTGATCGTCAATTGAATTGAGACCCAAATCAGTGTCCGGAATCTAGAACGTATCTGGAGTTCAGTGACCTCTGAAACTGGCAATAGGATAAAAGACAGGATTTCAGACAAATGAAATCAAGGCC contains these protein-coding regions:
- the LOC134662413 gene encoding uncharacterized protein LOC134662413, with product MKTKIFVIFAIILFAHAADVKEKEDTKEPEQNKDKRQTQEEALPAHLVYRTARKQEQVAPVEEPQDDDRGLSRSATEEYRPGQVFSLNAQELLELQPERKAPLTSGQQLQQLYSEPQPQHKENLQQFYYVEPQTTRQVSLHPSHAVIARPHYSANGGEASVGAALSVSDSSSNPSSFDRELLALLGQPVGQDQPPYSQPQVSTQSVAPQYQQVDRYITKPSKKPTKLRSKVQITPPQASTAPQQYLIETTNVQQQQPQQQQLQYRPAPQPQAQRTVQALRYTPIQPTPAAAQQVYYQNPEPQGLKIVPAPKLQQPRAQINYRFVPQYQQAEATPKQYRIVEAPRLQAARQEPQRISASSIERPVTYLKRFPEPEKLRAVKYYEQPASEEVRASPQPAQVIGEQYYLRPLYRGTEQRPRYDLQSLGLEQVRVESTKPPHSAIYVSKNLAPKKPLRQQQALRVDQPIKLESQQYRQEVQQYRPEQPSRAEQVNIEQHGQTLEDQRAHLPPPRNNRAYTPEEFQALVAAGYAVTPIPVGSLGQQAQSRSSVEPAPAPATTGRRPLYSRRHQYLPLRSDEAP